From Aspergillus fumigatus Af293 chromosome 5, whole genome shotgun sequence, a single genomic window includes:
- a CDS encoding putative peroxisomal dehydratase, whose protein sequence is MSGPGAGYEFPAQEVSWLKRDALLFANSIGVTADELHFLYELHPNFAVFPTYPIILSFKLTDSEVTDFYARQKANPVPGVPKFDPKRSVDGQRKLTVLKPLPPSSAGKQFELRSKVIGVYDKGKAGSVMETEQTIVDKATGEIYTKIVSSGFFVGQGNWGGPKGPSTPNYPPPEGRKPDATHEVQTTAETPLLYRLNGDYNPLHATPEPGQQMGFGGTIIHGLFSWNSTAHAVLKAFGGSDPNNFREFQARFASPVRPGDRLTTEMWRVSNATDGFEEIRFVTKNDKGKVVLSNGRALIKVAKSGSKL, encoded by the exons ATGTCCGGACCCGGAGCTGGTTATGAATTCCCCGCCCAGGAAGTCTCCTGGCTCAAGCGAGATGCGTTGCTCTTTGCCAACAGCATCGGGGTAACCGCTGACGAACTGCACTTTCTCTAC GAGCTGCATCCCAATTTTGCCGTCTTTCCAACTTATCCGATTATCCTGT CATTCAAGCTCACAGACTCCGAGGTGACCGACTTCTATGCTCGTCAAAAAGCCAACCCGGTTCCTGGAGTCCCCAAATTCGATCCCAAACGGTCGGTTGACGGCCAGCGGAAATTGACCGTCCTCAAGCCCCTGCCCCCAAGCAGTGCTGGCAAGCAGTTTGAATTGCGCAGCAAGGTCATCGGTGTCTatgacaagggcaaggctgGTTCAGTGATGGAAACCGAACAAACCATCGTGGACAAAGCAACGGGGGAGATCTACACCAAGATTGTGAGCAGTGGGTTCTTTGTTGGCCAGGGTAACTGGGGTGGTCCCAAAG GTCCTAGCACTCCCAACTATCCTCCCCCAGAAGGCCGTAAACCGGATGCCACACATGAAGTGCAAACTACAGCCGAAACCCCTCTTCTGTATCG TCTAAACGGCGACTATAACCCTCTTCATGCTACACCCGAGCCAGGGCAACAGATGGGCTTCGGaggcaccatcatccacGGCCTCTTCAGCTGGAACAGTACTGCTCATGCCGTTCTCAAGGCGTTTGGCGGCAGCGACCCCAACAACTTTCGCGAATTCCAGGCACGCTTTGCATCGCCAGTGAGACCGGGTGACCGTCTCACCACGGAAATGTGGAGGGTCAGCAATGCCACGGATGGGTTCGAAGAGATCCGATTTGTGACCAAGAATGACAAGGGGAAGGTCGTCCTGAGCAACGGTCGGGCTCTGATTAAAGTAGCCAAGTCAGGCTCGAAATTGTAA
- a CDS encoding GMC family oxidoreductase, whose protein sequence is MHISKGFSICTLLFGTLVSGHDADHQAYHKPWARSTYNAPRATNGTAEYDYIVVGSGPGGGPLAARLAIAGFKVLLLDAGDDQGDALQQQVPALQLQSTEYEPMRWDYFVNHYSDLERQKQDSKMTYRTPAGELYVGQNPPANSEPLGILYPRAGTLGGCSAHNAMITIYPYESDWQDLAMLTGNDSWAPHKMRGYFTRLERNRYLPSSLAGHGFDGWLTTSLTQLTLVLEDQKLLSLVIAAATAVGKSLLGMIITTVTGLGEILLRDINNPLPTRDQETGLFQIPIAVDVPEYKRTGPRDFLMKTVNSVNKDGSRKYHLDIQLNTLVTNVRFDTTGERPRAIGVDYLRSQSLYRADPRASKASAGTPGSVNAAKEVILSAGTFNTPQLLKLSGIGPKEELSKWNIRTLVNLPGVGKNLQDRYETGLVGKAPTDFVLTSKCTFMYSMPDPCLDQWKNNAINKGTYTTNGIAIAIVRKTSTAEGKPDVLISGAPVNFPGYYPNYSYEGLKDAQYWTWITLKAQSRNNAGTVELRSADPRDTPIINFNSFDSGVTDNGADEKDLQAVYESMLFSRKIFNDLVPLDGKFEEVWPGPNVTSEADLKDFIKREAWGHHACCTAAIGADEDPNAVLDSDFRVRGVDGLRVVDASVFPKIPGWYIALPIYMISEKAADVIIADAA, encoded by the exons ATGCACATCAGCAAGGGCTTCTCAATATGCACCCTCCTCTTTGGGACTTTGGTCAG CGGTCATGATGCAGACCATCAAGCGTATCACAAACCCTGGGCTCGGTCAACATATAATGCGCCGCGGGCGACCAATGGGACCGCAGAGTATGATTACATCGTTGTCGGCTCAGGACCCGGAGGAGGCCCTCTCGCAGCCAGGCTAGCAATTGCCGGGTTCAAGGTGTTGTTGCTCGATGCCGGAGATGATCAAGGAGATGCCCTCCAACAACAAGTTCCCGCTCTTCAACTGCAATCAACCGAGTATGAGCCAATGAGATGGGACTATTTTGTGAATCACTACTCGGATCTCGAGCGCCAGAAACAAGACTCCAAGATGACCTACAGGACTCCTGCCGGGGAGTTGTACGTGGGTCAGAATCCACCAGCGAACTCGGAACCCCTGGGCATATTGTATCCCCGTGCAGGCACATTGGGTGGTTGCTCGGCACACAACGCCATGAT CACCATCTATCCCTATGAGAGTGACTGGCAAGATCTGGCCATGCTTACTGGGAATGACTCCTGGGCCCCTCATAAGATGCGCGGCTACTTCACACGCCTCGAGCGCAACCGATACCTTCCCAGCAGCCTGGCAGGCCATGGTTTTGACGGTTGGCTGACCACCAGTCTGACCCAATTGACCCTAGTACTGGAGGATCAGAAGCTGTTGTCCTTGGTCATTGCGGCAGCCACCGCAGTGGGAAAGTCTCTGCTGGGCATGATCATCACTACCGTCACTGGGTTAGGTGAAATTCTGCTGCGAGACATCAACAACCCCCTGCCCACCCGCGACCAGGAGACTGGACTCTTTCAGATCCCCATCGCGGTAGACGTACCCGAGTACAAACGTACCGGTCCTCGAGACTTCCTCATGAAGACAGTTAACAGTGTCAACAAAGACGGCTCTCGCAAATACCACCTAGACATCCAATTGAATACTCTAGTAACAAATGTTCGTTTTGATACGACCGGTGAGCGGCCCAGAGCCATCGGCGTCGACTATCTCCGGAGCCAAAGCCTGTACCGCGCCGATCCCCGTGCCAGCAAAGCATCCGCAGGAACTCCTGGCAGTGTCAACGCTGCCAAGGAGGTGATCCTCTCGGCAGGCACCTTCAACACGCCCCAGCTGCTCAAGCTCAGTGGTATTGGGCCGAAGGAAGAGCTGAGCAAGTGGAACATCCGCACCCTGGTGAACTTGCCTGGCGTGGGCAAGAACCTGCAAGACCGATACGAGACCGGACTTGTGGGCAAGGCCCCTACCGATTTTGTCCTCACAAGCAAGTGCACATTCATGTATAGCATGCCTGATCCCTGCCTGGACCAGTGGAAGAACAACGCCATTAACAAGGGTACCTATACGACCAACGGGATTGCCATCGCTATCGTCCGTAAGACATCCACGGCCGAGGGAAAGCCGGATGTGCTCATTTCAGGGGCTCCCGTCAACTTTCCAGGGTATTATCCCAACTACTCGTACGAGGGCCTGAAGGATGCGCAATACTGGACCTGGATTACCCTGAAAGCCCAGAGCCGGAACAATGCCGGCACGGTCGAACTGCGCTCCGCGGACCCTAGAGATACTCCgatcatcaacttcaacTCCTTCGATAGTGGCGTTACGGACAATGGCGCGGACGAGAAGGATCTTCAGGCTGTCTATGAGTCGATGCTGTTCTCACGCAAGATCTTCAACGATCTGGTGCCTTTGGACGGCAAATTTGAAGAAGTATGGCCGGGTCCCAACGTGACTTCCGAGGCGGACCTGAAGGACTTTATCAAGCGGGAGGCTTGGGGCCATCATGCCTGCTGTACCGCCGCCATTGGAGCCGACGAGGATCCGAACGCTGTTCTTGACTCGGACTTCCGGGTGCGTGGTGTGGATGGCCTGCGCGTGGTGGATGCTTCGGTGTTCCCCAAGATCCCGGGATGGTACATTGCGCTTCCCATCTATATGATCAGCGAGAAGGCGGCCGACGTCATTATTGCTGATGCTGCATGA
- a CDS encoding putative integral membrane protein — translation MPVRDRTRVVSIAGVAGGALALFAFVLRMIARLPCCGGQFGMDDLAMIVTMSPKIYFYDELLYLSIIPLTKISICLFYLRVFPARPFRMMTYIVIGLNTGFLIAFVLISVFQCRPIKGAWLHWDGEGHYSCNNINAQGWSAAAINMVLDLIVMALPLRELYRLNLSLRKKLFVMSMFSLGIFFQAERDSVRESCFQRGGKYSQSSEPERLARRKVCAVGGLGTSPKRRRSPSMIWTASGRKSRTSYCK, via the exons ATGCCGGTTCGAGACCGGACCCGTGTGGTCTCTATCGCCGGGGTTGCTGGAGGTGCTCTGGCACTCTTTGCTTTTGTTTTGCGTATGATCGCAAGGCTGCCATGCTGTGGCGGTCAGTTTGGGATGGATGACTTGGCAATGATTGTAACGATG AGCCCCAAGATCTACTTCTATGACGAACTATTGTATCTCAGTATCATCCCACTGACCAAGATTTCCATCTGTCTCTTCTACCTGCGTGTGTTTCCGGCGCGGCCTTTTCGAATGATGACATACATTGTCATAGGGCTAAACACAGGGTTCCTGATTGCTTTTGTCTTGATCTCGGTCTTTCAATGCAGACCCATCAAGGGCGCCTGGCTGCACTGGGACGGGGAAGGCCACTACTCGTGCAACAACATCAATGCCCAAGGCtggtctgcagcagccatcaACATGGTCCTGGATCTCATTGTTATGGCGCTGCCACTGCGCGAGCTGTATCGGCTCAATCTCTCACTGCGCAAGAAGCTTTTTGTCATGTCCATGTTCAGTCTAGGAATCTT CTTCCAAGCCGAGCGGGACTCGGTCAGGGAGAGCTGCTTCCAGAGGGGAGGGAAATATTCTCAATCGTCCGAGCCTGAGCGCTTGGCCAGAAGGAAAGTTTGTGCCGTTGGTGGACTTGGAACATCCCCCAAGAGACGCCGGTCGCCCAGCATGATATGGACGGCGTCTGGACGAAAATCCCGCACGTCGTATTGCAAATAA